The Chaetodon auriga isolate fChaAug3 chromosome 2, fChaAug3.hap1, whole genome shotgun sequence genome segment GCAGAAGCTAAGTGTTGTTCTCAGGGTGTGCAGCGAGGCTGATCTGAACAGGTGTGCCACACTGTCCTGTGATCAAATCTTATTAAGTGTCCTACAACCCTTTGTTCCCCTCAGGAGAGAAACTTCTGTTGTCTCTGACGCAGGGGCGACATATGGAGGGATTAggataatgtaatgtaatgattAGGATAATGCAACATGATATattacaacaaaataaatatggcttttgtgtctctgctttgtAGATCCAGCTGTTATCACACTCACTAAGAGGAGTGAAATACATTATAGAGTCTCATTAATTTCCACTTCAATGTTAATTCTATCAATCCATCTATAATCTATTTTTTCTGCAATATAGAGTTACAcaccactgtgctgctgccttcaaaCTATAGGTCAGATGGAAAaataacacactgacacagaggacCGGGAGGATCTTCTTATGTTCCTGAGGCAAAATCAGGTCAGTGTAGCAAAGGCAAATAATTTCAGCCTTGCTCCGACATATTTAATGGAAATGTAGGGATTAAGCTTGTGCAAAGTGCAAATGATGATAGTAAGAGgattttcaaagcagcagccGTTGATGTTGCATGTGATGCAAAATTTGCACAGTTTTCAACAAGTGAGGTTAGTAAATTGGTACTAATCAATGCATATGTGATATTTCACAGATACAGACGCACAATGCAAAAAATATATGCATAGATGCAGTTAATATGAGCAGTAGGCATGTGTTTAGGCATGGGCATTACAGGTACATTACACAACTCGGTGTGTCCAGGTGTCTTGTATAATGTACTATTTTGTATTATATCATTACAGAAGAAGTTCATGCTTTCAGTCGGAGCAGGATGTCAGTGTGAATCTGTCAGATAAACTGTTCGACTTTTAATGAAACTTGCTATAAACAATATAAGCTCGTACAAATTGTGAAGTAATGAAACATGGTTTGGGTGTCACATGCAGTAGCTTCTCAACTGGCTGGGACTGAGGTTATTTGAAAAGAAAGCACTCTGGAGTGGCTGATGGATGTCAGCACAAATTGCTCCATGGTGGCCCTCCAGgggtgaggtggaggtggcTGTATGGCGGTGTCAGCTCATTATAGTGTGGGTGGAAGCTCAGTTTAATCCTCATCCTTCCCTCTGTGCTGCCCAAGATGTGTCCaggttcagcagctgcagcagagccagcaTTTTTCACCACTTTGTTAATCCCACTCTTGTCCTCCTTCAATTGTACGTGCTGTCTCCGTGTTCTGTTCTTCCTTGGAGTGCAGTGTGGCCACGAAGACGTGTTGTTTTGAGCAGTGTTGTTTCTTCCTTCTCATGTGCAGTATGTCTGTATGACCAGTCCTGTCCATTTGCTGGCAAAACATTCTCCAAACAACGTAACTGCAAAATCCTCAGTATGGATGGTGAAACATAGGGTAATGTGCAAACATGTGGCACAATCTGTTAGGAACAAttcagtctctcttttttccaaATATGTTTCCGTAttgcttgtttgtgttgtatgcAAAGTATTTCAGGAGAAACTtcccaacaacaaaaacaaaaggaaagtcTGTGCACTTACGTATACTGCGTCACCTGAGATGGTTATCCTGAGTCTCCATGTTAAGGTGAATTTATGGAAAGAGTGCATAGATAAAAGTATTACATtcttaatatttaaaatgtgcatttttattgtttagcaataaacaaaaaacacgGGGATAAATGTAAACTTCAGGTGTATGTAAATGTAGCCGTACATCACAAAttccagtagatggcagtgaTGTTAGAtggacaacaacaaaaataaaacgtAAAAGAAGATCGTAAACCAGTGAAACCGGAAATGTCAACCGAGTGATTGCGAAGCGAAGTGCACTGCATTCCATCTACACTTTCTAATACATGATGGAATGCTAATTTAACGAAGAAACAGTCGTATAATATCGTCAAAGAGCAAGCTGCGAATATGACAAATGGTAGGTGTATTGTATTATACAACTGGCTAAAGAGTGtctgcagcagaacagagcaCGCAAGTTAGAGTAGCTACTTCTTGGACGGAAGGCTAACGTGGAAGCTAGCTTAGCTGTAGACGTGGCCCAGGATAACACTGCTAGTCTGATTGCACCAAAGATAATTCCTGTTTACTAGTTTAAACAGTGTTCCAGTTACAGATTCATAGCACGGTTTGGCGAAAAAGCTCTTGTCTTCAAACCCTTTGTGCTATTAACGTCGTATTTTTGTCAAGGTACGTGGATTCTTGCTAACTAGCTTTGACTGACGTGAGCCAATAGTCGGTGGCTAATGCTACAAATCCCAGATAGCAAGACCACAACACTGCTCTAAAAAGGCTGGAAAACATGTTACCATGCAACAAACTGATGTAAGTCGTTAAAATATCAGCCTGTTTATGAtgtcttccaccactggtgGGGCTACACGAATAGTAGATTATATTAAACGTTGCTTCAGCTGCTAGCAACTTGTAATTTACCAAAGTTAACAGCACAGCTTATACATGCAGGGTAAAGGGAAAATCCACCACAGGACAGGGTGTATATGGTGCTCTTAAATTACTCTAGGTAGTGGAGAAGATTGCTTTTAGGTCCTTTGATTTGAAGGTAATATGAACCTGTGCACTCCGTTAATTAATGTaacagattttgttttgtgttgtgtgaatAAGTTGAGCTAACTGGAAGGTAAGACAAAGACTGATGTTATCTCCACTTTCTTCCGTAGTTTACTCTTTCGATGGCATCCTGGTGTTTGGCCTGCTGTTCATTTGCACCTGTGCGTACCTCAAAAAGGTGCCTCGCCtcaacagctggctgctgtctgAGAAGAAAGGAGTGTGGGGCGTTTTCTACAAAGGTAGATATAAAATGAATTAGCAATATGCTGACTCAACACGCACGTGGAAGATGTTGAtattgttttggtcttttgagGGAAAACATACTGTTACATGTTACTGTGCAGAGGTGTTTATAcaactgcagaaaacacataaaaacagtcaATCTTCTTTCAGTCCACTCCATCCTGTTTTATATGTGtaacactggcagcagcagtgtatATACGTCCATTTTTGTAAGCAGTGTGAAACTTATACACCCTCCACTTACATACACAAACTTAAGAGTGAGATTTGATACCAGTCCTTTGCACTCAATGCCTGAGAAATCTGTGACCCACAGACCTCAGCACACACTGTTCTTCCTTTGTGATGCTCTGCCAGGCCTGTACTGCAGCCATCTTCACTCCAGGCTCACTCACTCTCATTTCAGCAAGTTAAACACCTGCTCAGGTGGTTTTATGTCAGGTGACTGAAATTACCAGCAAAAACATTGGATGCTGTGTTGTCATAAATATCACACTTGGTCATCTGGTGTGTCTGCAGTTATGATAATTGTCCTGATTCTCTTCACAAATAGGTATTTTTCACAAcagacatgttgacatgttatAGGAGGGATATGGGTGTAATTAACAACATTAATAGATGTTGCATCCCATATAGCTAGGCTCATTGGCAAGCTGGTTTGGTGGGATATTTTGATGGAACCaagccatcgttaatgttattttgttgCTCTTCCTGAATGTCCACTGTGAAAAGGACCCATATGGAAGTAAACGCGTGAAAGTCCTTGACTCTCAGACTCAGAACTTTAATCTCAGTCAATGTTTCATTTGAGATcctaaacaacagaaaatgtggcACAAATACTGTCAGACCACATTACGATGTTAGACACTTGTCTTGTGGGGAGTGTCTCATGTCTTACTGATAACACACCTGTTTGCATGGTTTGCTATATGCTccttgttctgtgtgtttgtaactGACATGTgatcctccatctctctcctcagctgcaATAATTGGGACGCGGCTTCACATTGCCGTGGCAATTTCCTGCTTGGCCATGGCTTTCTACATTGTCTTCTTGAAATGATAAGAGCCAGACTGGACTGGAAAAGACTGGACGGGTGCGGGCTGGGGATGGactcatctgtgtgtttatgtggtaATCCTTGTTGTggattacattacattacaccTCTTGGATTACATGCCTGATGAAACCCCATTGGCCCTGCAGACCCGTGTGAACGACTAGCCAGTGCTGCCCCCTTCTGGTGACTGGGTACAATAACGCGTCCCTTAATAATGTGTGTGCACTACAGACATGAAGGGCATCCTGAATCTACCCCACGGTTATTACAGAGGAGTGAGCCTGAGTCACGTGGTATCATTCTGTTGTAGGGTTATACTGTTGGTTG includes the following:
- the tmem167b gene encoding protein kish-B — translated: MTNVYSFDGILVFGLLFICTCAYLKKVPRLNSWLLSEKKGVWGVFYKAAIIGTRLHIAVAISCLAMAFYIVFLK